Proteins from one Tetrapisispora phaffii CBS 4417 chromosome 8, complete genome genomic window:
- the TPHA0H01130 gene encoding heat shock factor family protein (similar to Saccharomyces cerevisiae MGA1 (YGR249W); ancestral locus Anc_5.77), translated as MPTRTFLHQLFSILAQENLNEWIYWTEDDDAVFAIKPYASQFSAKILKGYFKHGNVSSFVRQLHMYGFHKLSNSNNRSKCQVSFLGVDNSLTASDPKIEPESPEFGKYKEKMSRPALPQDRAKTIWYFTHPSGVFHKNAETSDLDKIHRKSNSAKDTKRKAGLTALTYNYYDTASMKNNKLGSGMYDQGYVQHHQQLQPPQKSFVYGDQYNAGKSTCSAASCWPSLQVITNPNSTTIFSSCYRCSTKRRVPSSNGRSKHGTTGIWTTNLLRGKKLPASQQLQGINTVNSSVQVAPSNVVEIPNISTSPLNPASVGSASSKASNNTNLPSLHGATTTTGTPLSQPLPTRPPIVAPLPNIIQTSHVVAPMNHAQAYPQKDINVDYKYNTLAKAVLTLTDIIDSISQSNMQDASTGRASQHIDYYKISQTLQLIRDDIIHYE; from the coding sequence ATGCCTACTAGAACTTTTCTACATCAGTTGTTTTCCATACTGGCTCAAGAGAATTTGAATGAATGGATTTATTGGACAGAAGACGATGATGCTGTATTTGCAATCAAACCATACGCATCGCAATTTTCTGCTAAGATTTTAAAAGGTTACTTTAAACATGGTAATGTCAGCAGTTTTGTAAGACAATTGCATATGTATGGTTTTcataaattatcaaattcaaataatagatCAAAATGTCAGGTATCATTCTTAGGTGTAGACAATTCACTTACTGCATCAGACCCTAAAATTGAACCAGAGAGTCCAGAATTCggtaaatataaagaaaaaatgagCCGTCCAGCTTTACCACAAGATAGAGCAAAAACTATTTGGTATTTTACACATCCATCAGGTGTTTTTCATAAAAATGCTGAAACCTCAGATTTAGATAAAATTCATAGAAAGAGTAATAGTGCAAAGGATACTAAAAGAAAAGCAGGGTTGACGGCCCTAACCTATAACTATTATGATACTGCatcaatgaaaaataataaactaGGCTCTGGCATGTATGATCAAGGTTATGTACAACATCATCAACAGTTACAACCACCTCAAAAATCTTTTGTATACGGAGATCAATACAACGCAGGTAAATCCACATGCTCAGCTGCAAGCTGTTGGCCATCCCTTCAGGTCATCACCAATCCCAACTCCACCACCATTTTCTCTTCATGCTATAGGTGTTCAACAAAGAGAAGAGTACCCTCGTCCAATGGTAGGTCAAAGCATGGCACAACCGGCATATGGACAACAAACTTACTACGTGGAAAAAAATTACCAGCTAGTCAACAGCTACAGGGAATCAATACTGTTAACTCGAGTGTTCAAGTTGCTCCTTCAAATGTAGTTGAAATTCCAAATATTAGTACTTCTCCTTTAAATCCAGCATCTGTAGGTTCTGCTTCATCAAAGGCTTCTAACAATACAAATTTACCTAGTTTACATGGTGCTACTACTACAACTGGCACACCATTGTCACAACCTTTGCCAACACGTCCTCCTATTGTTGCCCCACTaccaaatattattcaaacaTCACACGTAGTGGCTCCTATGAATCATGCACAAGCATATCCTCAGAAGGATATCAATGTggattataaatataatacattAGCTAAAGCTGTTTTAACATTAACAGATATTATTGATTCAATATCACAATCAAATATGCAAGACGCTAGTACGGGAAGAGCCTCTCAACATATCgattattacaaaatttcACAAACTCTGCAACTTATTAGAGATGATATAATACATTACGAATGA
- the RIE1 gene encoding Rie1p (similar to Saccharomyces cerevisiae YGR250C; ancestral locus Anc_5.76), which produces MSSSNNSSDNNNILINSELEQLANINQLTIRIGWLALDNSFLYDLEKLIFDNKGNIIPLLSIENYEFLNDEQRLRILKENSDIFLFEKGLKEIENSFAKSLKINQDEEDGDEGCVKEEEEEEEEEDWEYDYVVQSHFKNLNNLNAVVGIVTGLLKENKNISKWSISSNEHALSHPGNLYIKGIPKEMTIDDILPVFLNFGKVISLKIKTDQSGNSLGYGFLSFQLGSQASLCKNELNGTNLNGSKLFINYHVERKERERIYWDNLRERNFNDKKFKGIFIGNLPIYDEDKNLVSPEKVFEKFCMVLKDVTPIDSIVSYYFPKENSNSNIDYGDDDNADTEQPKGKINVETCPLQNEEIPLKGYGFIKFISHDHALAAVEILKDFQWLGNKIIVNKAIQSRPHHTSFNGSPPNVNNNNLAYGYDNDVNDNYYGDNIPISLSSSSLSSANNKTNSTKNKNGNGMKYYHPGKKQINNAIPNYYNYNPHPTTGMFQRNFQTSPYVQYIPYSPVNSFDSSESDIYNLSSSPRAVSRSSITATSPENVNDLFENHEYSYNANPSTVANLNHGSSFNRNTFHYNYNYSPFYNHNGNYKFVSGGSKNVLFPRPLNDQQESNLYIKHIPLSWSDSDLYDFYKVFGEVISAKIITVGGSKNKVTKSERTDLEIPVGSSKGYGFVYFKNTLDASKAIIETNRYKIDKDHILHVSFAQKRSKLSDYEDCVSSNIDKKNFTKVANGPNPKSNRAIFVDYSNLEYSDQRFMYNNVMNQSMHPMNIYQIGASNYIPQMNNWNFHMMPSPLHGGMPAHNFGQRMSVPYIIRAPVSAASDFDVGNSKYSRD; this is translated from the coding sequence ATGTCTTCATCAAATAACAGTAGtgataataacaatattttgataaattcaGAACTAGAACAATTAgcaaatataaatcaattgacCATAAGGATTGGATGGTTGGCTCtagataattcatttttatatgatttagaaaaattaatattcgATAATAAAGGTAATATCATACCTTTATTatctattgaaaattatgaatttttaaatgatgagCAAAGATTAagaattttaaaagaaaatagtgacattttcttatttgaaaaaggtttaaaagaaattgaaaattcatTCGCCAAGTCTTTGAAAATTAATCAAGATGAAGAGGATGGGGATGAAGGATGTGTAAAGGAGGAGGAGGAGGAGGAGGAAGAGGAAGATTGGGAATATGATTACGTTGTTCAATCacattttaaaaatttgaataatttaaatgctGTCGTCGGAATCGTCACAGGGTTGTTAaaggaaaataaaaatataagtaAATGGTCGATCTCTTCAAATGAACATGCTCTGTCACATCCGggaaatttatatatcaaagGTATACCAAAAGAGATGACCATAGATGATATATTGCCggtttttttgaattttggGAAGGTAATATCTttgaaaattaaaacaGATCAATCAGGTAATTCATTAGGTTATGGTTTTTTGTCGTTCCAGTTAGGTTCACAAGCTTCACTAtgtaaaaatgaattaaatggCACTAATTTGAATGGTTCAAaactttttattaattatcaTGTTGAGAGAAAggaaagagaaagaatttATTGGGATAATTTaagagaaagaaattttaatgataaaaaatttaaaggaaTATTCATTGGTAATTTACCAATTTATGATGAAGATAAGAATTTAGTTAGTCCCGAAAAAGTGTTCGAAAAGTTTTGTATGGTATTAAAAGATGTGACGCCCATTGATTCAATTGTATCGTATTATTTTCCGAAAGAAAACAGTAACTCAAATATTGACTATGgagatgatgataatgcAGATACAGAACAACCTAAGGGAAAGATAAACGTTGAAACCTGTCCATTGcaaaatgaagaaattccATTAAAAGGTTATggttttataaaatttataagTCATGATCATGCATTAGCTGCTGtagaaattttaaaagattttcAATGGTTaggaaataaaattattgttaataaaGCTATACAAAGCAGACCCCACCATACTTCATTTAATGGCTCACCTCCTAAtgttaacaataataatttagcaTACGGTTATGATAATGACGTAAATGATAACTACTACGGGGATAACATACCtatttctttatcatcatcttctttatcatcTGCTAATAATAAGACTAATAgtactaaaaataaaaatggaaatggcatgaaatattatcatcCTGGCAAGAAGCAGATTAATAATGCCATTCCAAATTACTATAATTATAATCCTCATCCAACTACAGGCATGTTTCAAAGGAATTTCCAAACAAGTCCGTATGTTCAATATATTCCTTACTCTCCTGTGAATTCATTTGATAGCTCAGAatcagatatatataatttgtCATCATCCCCAAGAGCAGTATCTAGGTCTTCTATTACAGCTACATCGCCTGAAAATGTAAATGACTTGTTTGAAAACCACGAGTACTCATATAATGCTAATCCTTCCACTGTGGCAAATTTGAATCATGGAAGCAGTTTTAACAGAAACACATTTCATtataattacaattacTCTCCTTTTTACAATCACAATGGcaattataaatttgtCAGTGGAGGAAGCAAAAACGTATTGTTCCCAAGACCATTAAATGATCAGCAAGAATCGAATTTGTATATTAAACATATACCGTTATCTTGGAGCGACTCCGATTTATATGATTTCTATAAAGTTTTTGGTGAAGTAATCAGTGCCAAAATAATTACAGTCGGTGGTAGTAAGAATAAAGTTACTAAATCTGAACGTACTGATTTGGAAATTCCTGTTGGATCTTCAAAAGGCTATGGATTTGTCTACTTTAAGAATACTTTAGATGCTTCAAAAGCAATAATCGAAACAAACAGATATAAAATAGATAAGGACCATATTCTTCATGTCTCATTTGCCCAAAAGAGGTCCAAATTATCAGATTATGAAGATTGTGTTAGCagtaatattgataaaaaaaattttactAAAGTTGCAAATGGGCCTAACCCTAAAAGTAATAGAGCAATATTTGTTGACTATTCAAATTTAGAGTATTCGGATCAAAGATTCATGTATAATAATGTTATGAATCAATCCATGCATCcaatgaatatttatcaaattggAGCATCTAATTATATTCCCCAGATGAACAATTGGAACTTCCATATGATGCCGTCACCCCTTCATGGTGGAATGCCAGCTCATAACTTTGGCCAACGCATGAGTGTGCCTTATATAATTCGTGCGCCAGTGTCAGCAGCAAGTGATTTTGATGTtggaaattcaaaatatagTAGAGATTAG
- the TPHA0H01150 gene encoding uncharacterized protein (ancestral locus Anc_5.74), whose translation MAPKQSNKERNGAFNHEVLDRLPLKGPDTVKFKIFDCLAILYRLSYTNDDIIEESQINHKFLKQIFQQYGNEYNEYATEMETVPPKLENDDKKDHVKDNNDNVDDIRIINDVAENAIISITRELCEAHKKSVSDALQKMEMMANDDKRKLKRKDMETLDLLRQQMRSEVEAFFQRVPTGGMKPTSTARASNSSTITIGSTTKHKKHKESRSKNKKRRIEDRTNADGNYQNIVDYSFVDLKKSKIDRYEPYQSYLNK comes from the coding sequence ATGGCACCAAAACAAAGCAACAAAGAACGCAACGGGGCTTTCAATCATGAAGTGTTGGATCGCTTACCATTGAAGGGACCAGACACTGTGAAATTTAAGATATTTGATTGTCTTGCAATACTGTACCGCCTCTCTTATACTAACGATGATATAATAGAAGAGTCTCAGATAAatcataaatttttaaaacaaatcTTTCAACAATACGGCAATGAGTATAATGAATATGCCACAGAGATGGAAACTGTTCCTCCAAAGCTTGAAAATGACGATAAGAAAGATCATGTAAAggataataatgataacgTTGATGACATAAGGATAATAAATGACGTTGCGGAGAATGCAATTATTAGTATAACAAGAGAATTATGCGAAGCGCACAAAAAGTCAGTTTCTGATGCTCTTCAAAAAATGGAGATGATGgcaaatgatgataaaagaaaattgaaGAGGAAAGATATGGAGACATTGGATCTATTGAGGCAACAGATGAGATCTGAGGTGGAGGCATTTTTCCAAAGAGTTCCAACTGGCGGGATGAAACCAACATCCACAGCAAGAGCCAGTAACAGCAGTACCATTACCATTGGAAGCACTACGAAACATAAAAAACATAAAGAGAGTAGatctaaaaataaaaagagaagaatCGAAGACAGAACAAATGCTGATGgcaattatcaaaatatagTTGATTATAGTTTTGttgatttaaagaaatcGAAAATCGATAGGTATGAACCTTATCAATCATACTTAAACAAGTGA
- the DBP8 gene encoding ATP-dependent RNA helicase DBP8 (similar to Saccharomyces cerevisiae DBP8 (YHR169W); ancestral locus Anc_5.69): MSDKSFKSLGLSKWLVEALNAMRISTPTAIQSNCIPAILNGRDCIGGAKTGSGKTVAFAAPMLTKWSEDPSGMFGVILTPTRELAMQIAEQFTALGASMNIRICLVVGGESIVKQALELQKKPHFIIATPGRLAHHIMASGEDTVGGLIRTKFLVLDEADILLTSTFSKDLAVCIQKLPAKDKRQTLLFTATITDQVRALQNAPTQEYKPPLYCYEVGTVDTVAIPSTLKVEYLLVPDYVKEAYLYQLLTCETYKDSSAIVFVNRTATAEVLRRTLRELEIRVTSLHSQLPQQERTNSLQRFRANAARVLIATDVAARGLDIPIVELVINYDIPQDPDTFIHRSGRTARAGRKGDAISFVTPRDITRIQSIEERINKKMEKCDKVHDTAVIRKALTKVTKAKRESLMAMEKENFGEKRRLQKQRNIDQKSFRN, from the coding sequence ATGTCAGATAAGTCGTTCAAGTCATTAGGTTTATCGAAATGGTTGGTAGAAGCTCTGAATGCTATGAGAATATCCACTCCAACTGCTATTCAGAGTAACTGTATACCTGCGATTCTAAATGGTAGAGATTGTATCGGTGGTGCAAAGACAGGTTCTGGTAAAACAGTCGCATTTGCTGCACCAATGTTGACGAAATGGTCGGAAGATCCATCAGGTATGTTCGGTGTCATTTTAACACCAACAAGAGAGTTAGCTATGCAAATCGCAGAACAATTTACCGCATTGGGTGCGAGCATGAATATTAGAATTTGTCTCGTAGTTGGTGGTGAAAGTATTGTTAAACAAGCTTTGGAATTACAGAAAAAACCACATTTTATAATTGCCACACCAGGTAGATTAGCACACCATATTATGGCAAGTGGTGAAGATACAGTTGGTGGACTAATAAGAACTAAATTTTTGGTGTTAGATGAAGCTGATATCTTATTGACTAGTactttttcaaaagatttgGCCGTCTGCATTCAAAAATTACCAGCTAAGGACAAAAGACAAACATTGTTATTCACCGCTACAATAACTGATCAAGTAAGAGCATTGCAAAATGCACCAACACAAGAATACAAACCACCATTGTATTGTTATGAAGTCGGTACTGTTGATACTGTGGCTATCCCATCAACTTTGAAAGTCGAATATCTATTGGTCCCAGATTATGTCAAAGAAGCTTATTTGTATCAATTACTAACTTGTGAAACTTATAAAGATTCAAGTGCCATTGTATTTGTAAATAGAACAGCGACTGCAGAAGTTCTTCGAAGAACATTAAGGGAATTGGAAATTAGAGTAACCTCTTTACATTCGCAACTACCGCAACAAGAAAGAACCAATTCTTTACAAAGGTTCCGTGCTAATGCTGCAAGGGTATTAATAGCAACTGATGTAGCTGCTAGAGGTTTAGATATCCCAATTGTCGAGCTAGTTATCAATTACGACATACCCCAAGATCCAGACACCTTTATTCACAGGTCTGGTCGTACTGCCCGTGCGGGCAGAAAAGGTGATGCCATATCATTCGTTACTCCAAGAGATATAACAAGAATTCAATCAATCGAagaaagaataaataagaaaatGGAAAAATGTGATAAAGTTCATGATACTGCCGTGATAAGAAAAGCTTTAACCAAAGTCACAAAGGCTAAACGTGAGTCCTTAATGGCAatggaaaaagaaaattttggTGAAAAGAGAAGACttcaaaaacaaagaaatatcGATCAAAAAAGCTTCAGAAATTGA
- the NMD3 gene encoding ribosome-binding protein NMD3 (similar to Saccharomyces cerevisiae NMD3 (YHR170W); ancestral locus Anc_5.67) has translation MNYTPMDESQLQHQHQNQVATVLCCNCGTPIDGSQGLVMCYDCIKLTVDITEGIPREANVSFCRNCERFLQPPGQWIRAELESRELLALCLRRLKGLNKVRLVDASFIWTEPHSRRIRVKLTVQGEAMANTIIQQTFEVEYIVVAMQCADCARSYTTNTWRATVQIRQKVAHKRTFLYLEQLILKHNAHIDTISITETKDGLDFFYSQKNHAAKMIDFLNSVVPIKCKKSEELISQDVHTGSSTYKFSFSVEIVPVCRDDLVVLPKKLAKSLGDISQFVLCSKISNSVQFLDPTTLQTADLSANVYWRTPFNTLADASQLVEFIVLDVEPIGVTKGKKVLADITVARATDLGVNDLTYYTRSHLGAICHAGDTVMGYYVANSNYNSDLFETLKFEYVPDVVLVKKLYQRKSRKNRNWKLKRMAKEHKDIEASQDYSSRAQKQDIERAERDYELFLQELEEDQELRQTINLYKSQKQEQEEHEMEEEEDADAPAIDIDELLDELDEMTLDDNQGDEGMATKANMESM, from the coding sequence ATGAATTACACTCCAATGGATGAAAGTCAGTTGCAACACCAGCACCAGAACCAAGTTGCTACTGTGTTATGTTGTAACTGTGGTACCCCAATAGATGGGTCTCAAGGTTTGGTTATGTGTTACGACTGTATCAAGCTGACTGTTGATATTACAGAAGGTATTCCAAGAGAAGCTAATGTTTCTTTCTGTAGAAATTGTGAAAGATTCTTGCAACCACCAGGACAATGGATTAGAGCTGAATTAGAATCAAGAGAACTATTGGCTTTATGTCTGCGTCGTTTGAAAGGTTTGAATAAAGTTAGATTAGTTGATGCATCATTTATTTGGACCGAACCCCATTCTAGACGTATTAGAGTCAAGTTAACCGTCCAAGGTGAAGCTATGGCTAATACTATTATTCAACAAACTTTTGAAGTCGaatatattgttgttgctATGCAATGTGCTGACTGTGCTAGATCATACACGACTAACACCTGGAGAGCTACTGTCCAAATCAGACAAAAAGTTGCTCACAAAAGAACTTTCTTATACTTAGaacaattgattttgaaacataATGCCCATATTGATACAATTTCTATTACTGAAACAAAGGATGGTCTTGATTTCTTCTATTCACAAAAAAATCATGCAGCTAAGATGATCGATTTTTTAAACTCCGTTGTTCCAATTAAATGTAAGAAATCTGAAGAATTAATATCTCAAGATGTACATACCGGTTCTTCTACATATAAATTCTCGTTCTCTGTTGAAATTGTACCAGTATGTAGAGATGACTTAGTTGTTTTACCAAAGAAGTTAGCTAAGTCTTTAGGTGACATTTCTCAATTTGTTTTATGTTCAAAGATTTCCAATTCTGTTCAATTCTTGGACCCAACCACTTTACAAACAGCTGATCTATCTGCTAATGTTTACTGGAGGACTCCATTCAATACATTAGCAGATGCATCTCAACTGGTTGAATTCATTGTTTTAGATGTGGAACCAATTGGTGTAACTAAAGGTAAAAAAGTTTTGGCTGATATAACTGTTGCAAGAGCTACTGACTTAGGTGTAAATGATCTAACGTATTATACAAGATCTCATTTAGGTGCTATTTGTCATGCAGGTGATACAGTTATGGGTTACTATGTCGCAAACTCTAATTACAATTCTGACCTATTTGaaactttgaaatttgaatatgttCCTGATGTTGTATTAGTTAAGAAACTATACCAAAGAAAGAGTAGAAAGAATAGAAACTGGAAGTTGAAGAGAATGGCCAAGGAACATAAGGATATCGAAGCCTCTCAAGATTACAGTTCAAGAGCACAAAAACAAGATATTGAACGTGCTGAAAGAGATTACGAATTGTTCTTAcaagaattagaagaagatcAAGAATTAAGACAAACCATTAATCTGTATAAGAGTCaaaaacaagaacaagaagaacATGAAatggaagaagaagaagatgcTGATGCTCCAGCTATAGACATCGATGAATTGTTAGATGAATTAGATGAAATGACATTAGATGATAACCAAGGTGACGAAGGCATGGCAACTAAGGCAAACATGGAAAGCATGtga
- the GCN5 gene encoding histone acetyltransferase GCN5 (similar to Saccharomyces cerevisiae GCN5 (YGR252W); ancestral locus Anc_5.65) yields MVGRRRGRRNTAKGSPLKKAKIEKEPEVKENIQDEKEDTLKTIINEKEKSDEKVIADKDEDAHSKSDQVTEEVGKEDRVSENKQTNNNKDEHVIPQMEEKSNYIETKVDGNEKDGVADEEPKGPKGPEELEELEEPEEPEEPEEPEKPEKPEKTIEDKTGETTGSKTRDESNKNSIDLKEENREINESAGLEPANDIDDATVDHKSVEVSEIDNGLVKIESIENVENVETMPTINLESETEKGVTTFMFDGVKYTFKERVSVLEEKENKIEFRVVNCDNSKESMMILTGLKNIFQKQLPKMPKEYIARLVYDRSHVSIAVVRHPLTVVGGITFRPFEAKEFAEIVFCAISSTEQVRGYGAHLMNHLKDYVRNSSPIKHFLTYADNYAIGYFKKQGFTKEITLDKKIWMGYIKDYEGGTLMQCSMLPRIRYLDAPKILLLQEAALMRKIRTISQSHIIRAGLDHFKDLKNITPIDPMTIPGLKEAGWTTEMDELAQRPKRGPHYAAMQNILTELQNHAAAWPFLQPVNKEEVPDYYEFIKEPMDLSTMEVKLENNRYEKMENYIYDARLIFENCRKYNGDNTSYFKYANRLEKFFNSKVKDYPEYSQLVDN; encoded by the coding sequence ATGGTTGGAAGACGTAGGGGAAGAAGAAATACTGCTAAAGGTTCACCATTAAAAAAAGcgaaaattgaaaaagaacCTGAAGTAAAGgaaaatattcaagatgaaaaagaagatacTTTGAAAACGattataaatgaaaaagaaaagtcAGATGAAAAGGTAATTGCAGataaagatgaagatgcaCATAGCAAGAGCGATCAGGTTACGGAAGAAGTTGGTAAAGAAGATCGTGTATCAGAAAATAAGCAAACGAATAATAACAAAGATGAGCATGTGATTCCGCAGATGGAGGAAAAGAGTAACTATATTGAAACCAAGGTAGATGGAAACGAGAAAGATGGGGTTGCAGATGAGGAACCAAAAGGACCAAAAGGACCAGAGGAGTTAGAGGAGTTAGAAGAGCCAGAAGAGCCAGAAGAGCCAGAAGAGCCAGAAAAACCAGAAAAACCAGAAAAGACCATTGAGGATAAGACTGGAGAGACTACAGGAAGTAAAACCAGAGATGAAAGCAATAAAAACTCAATAGATCTTAAGGAAGAAAATAGAGAAATAAACGAGAGTGCCGGTCTAGAACCCGCTAACGATATTGATGATGCTACTGTGGATCATAAATCAGTAGAAGTGAGTGAAATTGATAATGGTCTTGTGaaaattgaatcaattgaaaatgtaGAAAATGTTGAAACAATGCCTACAATTAATTTAGAGAGTGAAACAGAAAAAGGAGTTACCACATTTATGTTTGATGGAGTGAAATATACGTTTAAAGAGAGAGTTAGTGTTTTAgaggaaaaagaaaataaaattgaattcaGAGTAGTCAACTGTGATAATTCTAAAGAAAGTATGATGATTTTAACCggtttaaaaaatatctttcaaAAACAATTGCCAAAAATGCctaaagaatatattgCAAGGTTAGTTTATGATAGAAGCCATGTTTCAATTGCTGTTGTCAGACATCCACTAACCGTCGTAGGTGGAATCACATTCCGTCCATTTGAAGCAAAAGAATTTGCTGAAATTGTTTTTTGTGCCATTAGTTCAACTGAGCAAGTTCGTGGTTATGGTGCACATTTAATGAACcatttaaaagattatgTACGAAATTCATCTCCTATAAAACACTTCTTAACATATGCCGATAACTATGCTATTGGTTACTTTAAAAAACAAGGTTTCACCAAAGAAATTACtttagataaaaaaatatggatGGGTTACATTAAGGATTATGAAGGTGGTACTCTAATGCAATGTTCCATGCTTCCACGTATACGGTATCTTGATGCTCcaaagatattattattgcaAGAGGCTGCTTTAATGAGAAAGATTAGGACAATTTCCCAATCACATATCATCAGAGCTGGCTTGGATCATTTTAAAGacttaaaaaatattaccCCAATTGATCCAATGACAATTCCAGGGTTAAAAGAGGCTGGATGGACGACTGAAATGGACGAATTAGCTCAAAGACCAAAACGTGGTCCACATTATGCTGCTatgcaaaatatattgacaGAATTACAAAATCATGCTGCTGCATGGCCATTTCTACAACCAgttaataaagaagaagttcCTGATTACTAtgaatttataaaagaGCCTATGGACTTGAGCACCATGGAGGTTAAActtgaaaataatagataTGAAAAGATggaaaattatatatatgatgCTAGACTTATTTTTGAGAATTGTCGTAAGTATAATGGTGATAATACTTCGTACTTTAAGTATGCGAATAGGTTAGAGAAGTTTTTCAACTCAAAGGTTAAAGATTATCCTGAATATTCACAACTGGTTGACAACTAA
- the PUP2 gene encoding proteasome core particle subunit alpha 5 (similar to Saccharomyces cerevisiae PUP2 (YGR253C); ancestral locus Anc_5.64), whose translation MFLTRSEYDRGVSTFSPEGRLFQVEYSLEAIKLGSTAIGIATKEGVVLGVEKRATSPLLESDSIEKILEIDRHIGCAMSGLTADARSMIEHARTSAVTHNLYYDEDINVESLTQSVCDLALRFGEGASGEERLMSRPFGVALLIAGYDKDEGYQLYHAEPSGTFYRYNAKAIGAGSEGAQSELQNEWHSSLTLKEAELLVLKVLKQVMEEKLDENNTQLSSITKDEGFKIYTNERTAELVKQVKEKEAEENPEQHDVEMS comes from the coding sequence ATGTTTTTAACGAGAAGTGAATATGATAGAGGTGTCAGTACTTTTTCACCAGAAGGGAGACTTTTTCAGGTTGAATACTCTTTAGAGGCCATTAAGTTAGGTTCAACAGCTATTGGTATTGCCACAAAAGAGGGTGTTGTATTAGGTGTTGAGAAAAGAGCTACTTCCCCATTGTTGGAATCAGATTCGATCGAAAAGATACTGGAGATTGATCGTCATATTGGTTGTGCAATGAGTGGTTTGACTGCAGATGCTAGATCTATGATTGAACACGCTCGTACCTCTGCAGTAACTCATAATTTATACTACGATGAAGATATTAATGTTGAATCTTTAACTCAGTCTGTTTGTGACTTGGCTCTAAGGTTCGGTGAAGGTGCTTCAGGTGAAGAAAGACTAATGTCAAGACCTTTTGGTGTTGCATTGTTGATAGCGGGTTATGACAAGGATGAAGGttatcaattatatcatGCAGAACCATCAGGAACTTTCTACCGTTACAATGCTAAAGCGATCGGAGCTGGTTCAGAAGGTGCACAATCTGAATTGCAAAATGAATGGCATTCTTCTTTAACTCTAAAAGAAGCAGAACTGCTGGTattaaaagtattaaaACAAGTAATGGAAGAAAAACtagatgaaaataataccCAGTTAAGCAGTATAACAAAAGATGAAggttttaaaatatatacaaatgAAAGAACAGCTGAATTGGTCAAACAAGTTAAGGAAAAGGAAGCCGAAGAAAACCCAGAACAACATGATGTTGAAATGtcttaa